One stretch of Phaeodactylum tricornutum CCAP 1055/1 chromosome 9, whole genome shotgun sequence DNA includes these proteins:
- a CDS encoding predicted protein: MFGDRRSPAARRRAAGNRQAPQAPSHPQTRPPQPVQTFVRSPYDDEASNMSSRRRNLALFKYGSTTKRSTSSMDRSRQHAKEIALKLTTSASLPNSSFGEFADFSSAFGSTATPAPFTTATASRATTTTRSSKKLNDQGRQNQYTSPRTSSQPPVKNEFFDTDPFPDSIGATPAESREEPRRAPPSLPSKEDAFFTAEFGQMSVDTHPNRSTSAQSSSFVVAEWPSEEQSMATMPANSSMQSHYAMSHQEQYQTRPQTPPPPPPRPKQRTQRRVTTPPPNETRTTPRRSVPASLGHEASTTPNQRLVNDPAAVSPNPSVNSSGTAAARRRLRAQRRKGGERTDHGDRQSEPENTLLTTPLSAKRHDNFDNVPVNSGHNATTYAPTTATPPSSRKLQDHTAPLSNRAFSSAALKSTNQSAGSWSTQHRPDLGARQSEPEDALLTVSVSGTRHSTFDNAPVNNGRSATTYAPTTATPSLSRKLQDHTAPLSNRASSSAALKSTNQSAGSWSTQHRPDLGARQSEPEDALLTMPVSGTRHSNFDNAPVNSGLSATMYAATTATPPSSRKLQDHTAPLSNRASSSAALKSTNQSAGSWSTQHRPDLGARQSEPEDPLLTMPVSVKRHSNFENVPVNSGLSATMYAATTATPPSSRKLKDHTAPFSNKVPSSAPGKSTNFSAGSRSMDHRTDHGARPSEPEDAVLTMPVSVKRHSNFDHAPLNSSHSATTHAPITAIPPSSRKLQDHVAHYSNKTSSSAALKSTIHSAGSMSTNRSVSSNTTTKSMGSSTTSSDANVFNSHIESAGFTFDAFGLDASTLNQEVSQAMSEIDTNNVIGFADEFSSSLWMGDSPSSSRSSTPNVSLEEADGFVDGFRVTQPKQNIPIDVKDFPSTTAQSPMNFDTSSSRPFDGHSGHVNRFKGHGEFAVTKRPPLMDEETPLSMKGHSESNATPQPLGNITSATPFRSFGAFTVAASNSKARVKKVTSTSKSGYIQRHPHAHKTVHASPTRMLPATPSQSKPVPTSPRHMQPQNEVEFVDDLESEESTPKASLVEASEIGARLDIGSESDNGVNSDYIGRPSNLSLLKIPAATASNKDKKKLNPDTLMPEPNETVANEEKKDEDTGASLEKTVGSLKSHWENRVSSAQFTPPACVEGSRRPVIIPREEISGLQSKLGDSILSPERLEQHQSVLSEEAQLPMERITTKAAFSSIQHGLRSSPALDAHETKMTKSEGGAAVRHSHLSQVLNSLQKSEKEDSLRDTQSDTGAPVTFAVRLRKTGFDDRTCSSDDSESRQSGQKKEENETETSPSASDKSTEEIVEHTYGERCELELQKQREEEDNLQGSKNGEEFSDPYARPQIINRVACNKQKRVDESEEQQSGHQLHSHQLSTTSDECKIEHYTIGVDSSEQSEGSRQDEVPELKSASTTGMLQEKLSPSRRRNSDLIIEPEHDDKSHTSEPKPLVPPSAAVSHLLMLQQLQQRQEPSDHNSVASGRGSLSVMTTDTVVSEESQPRSTKAHTPKATMMMLNAFLAGRESITSCSEDKQAKPDLIDFEGEGSDFKSPPKGAQPAPNSNLPALKDDPTYERYLKMLKVSMPLEVVKHAMIRDGLDPTVLDGDHNKPAGILLKDDPAYQKYFKMLNIGLPMEAVKHAMERDGLDSHVMDLDHNLPVANGKAIVEQEPQEKDSHRRARLHWKTLRKVTSNSLWAQIDQDDELENIDIDEEEFQELFQVEKSETVTPVKAAVVTEKSSASVRVIDAKRANNGGIILARLKMSHDDMADAVDRINEHALSAEQIEKMIEFLPTKDERKALEAYMLGGGQDAAEKFEGLCECEKFMVSMMTVKHAKQKVRALLFRLQFETCIQDIQKDTVVVEAACDELSNSIRLRQLLGIVLTFGNRLNTAGNRKRKAGAFTLDSLLKLNQAKAFDKKTTFLQYIVLIVRRNNELLLRFKDDLPSVLQADKVFWDQCVSDLEEVENQLENVRRIALHQARQAKSYRLPRKKSRGEENEEDLSDADISLSLEEEVEALRATPIGLFTLSAIKYVSSLRDKVEETKSKFASLLEYFGEDDKEMQPHQLFSIIVSFSRDFEKAKNQVFTEEKRKQREERKRQAKSNGLANDGKPLKPSPTPLSEPKAYNGSSTSPSLRKALDSEYESSTPSQRVLVETPLARRNDHLHSEKESASEFDVSIDNRGDCTDAATSNLSIQSQSSGAAHLTNTQVPSKVENMQSFTGGRDETSTCMSFDTNPHAKANEDDNDKHNGLVSTAAKSHDSSEQNQPIAATPSMRAALRTKARLRRQRFTTASVQSSTISIDSGAEDDSQMTPNSGEPTTADMVCVQAPTSNQSDSRNRSSLEQHISQQAETHEIFSMDEALELD; this comes from the coding sequence ATGTTTGGCGATCGGAGATCTCCCGCAGCGCGTCGGAGAGCGGCGGGGAACCGACAGGCTCCGCAAGCACCGTCACATCCGCAAACACGCCCGCCGCAACCGGTACAGACCTTTGTGCGGTCCCcgtacgacgacgaagcgtcGAACATGTCCTCCCGTCGACGGAATCTCGCTTTATTCAAGTACGGATCTACCACAAAACGCAGTACTTCTTCGATGGATCGATCGAGACAGCACGCCAAAGAAATTGCGCTCAAGCTGACAACGTCGGCGAGTCTCCCCAATTCCAGCTTTGGGGAATTTGCCGATTTCTCGTCGGCCTTTGGATCGACAGCGACGCCTGCACCGTTCACGACTGCCACTGCTAGCAGGGCTACTACTACGACTCGAAGTAGTAAAAAGTTGAACGATCAAGGACGACAGAATCAATACACGTCGCCGAGGACATCGTCTCAGCCTCCCGTCAAGAACGAATTTTTTGATACGGATCCCTTTCCGGACTCTATAGGAGCCACACCTGCCGAATCCCGAGAAGAACCGCGACGAGCACCCCCATCACTGCCGAGCAAAGAAGATGCTTTCTTTACCGCAGAGTTCGGTCAAATGTCCGTCGATACCCATCCAAATCGATCGACAAGTGCACAGTCTTCCTCCTTTGTGGTCGCGGAATGGCCTTCGGAAGAGCAATCGATGGCTACCATGCCCGCTAACTCATCAATGCAGAGTCACTACGCCATGTCGCATCAAGAGCAGTATCAAACACGGCCACAAACACCTCCCCCACCACCCCCGCGACCGAAACAACGGACACAACGAAGGGTcaccacaccaccaccaaatGAAACAAGAACCACTCCGCGACGATCCGTTCCTGCCTCCCTGGGGCATGAAGCATCGACAACACCCAATCAACGGTTGGTCAACGACCCAGCCGCCGTCTCACCCAATCCCTCCGTGAACTCGAGCGGAACCGCTGCTGCTAGACGAAGGCTGCGCGCGCAGCGCCGCAAAGGCGGTGAGAGAACGGACCATGGAGACCGACAGTCCGAGCCGGAGAACACCCTACTCACAACGCCTCTTTCTGCCAAACGACACGACAATTTCGATAATGTACCGGTAAACAGCGGTCACAACGCGACGACGTATGcaccaacaacggcaacaccaCCGTCGTCACGGAAGCTGCAGGATCATACCGCACCCCTCTCCAACAGAGCGTTCTCATCGGCTGCTCTGAAGTCGACGAATCAATCGGCGGGTTCATGGTCTACACAACACAGACCAGACCTTGGTGCCCGACAGTCCGAGCCGGAAGACGCCCTACTGACAGTGTCAGTTTCTGGCACCCGACATAGCACTTTCGATAATGCCCCGGTAAACAACGGTCGCAGCGCGACGACGTATGcaccaacaacggcaacaccaTCGTTGTCACGAAAGCTACAGGATCATACCGCACCCCTTTCCAACAGAGCGTCCTCATCGGCTGCTCTGAAATCGACGAATCAATCGGCGGGTTCATGGTCTACACAACACAGACCAGACCTTGGTGCCCGACAGTCCGAGCCGGAAGACGCCCTACTGACAATGCCAGTTTCTGGTACCCGACATAGCAATTTCGATAATGCCCCGGTAAACAGCGGTCTCAGTGCGACGATGTACGCagccacaacagcaacaccaccGTCGTCACGAAAGCTGCAGGATCATACCGCACCCCTTTCCAACAGAGCGTCCTCATCGGCTGCTCTGAAATCGACGAATCAATCGGCGGGTTCATGGTCTACACAACACAGACCAGACCTTGGTGCCCGACAGTCCGAGCCGGAAGACCCCCTACTGACAATGCCTGTTTCTGTCAAGCGACATAGCAATTTCGAAAATGTACCGGTAAACAGCGGTCTCAGTGCGACGATGTACGCagccacaacagcaacaccaccGTCGTCACGAAAGCTGAAGGATCATACCGCACCCTTCTCTAACAAAGTACCCTCATCGGCTCCGGGGAAGTCGACGAATTTTTCGGCGGGTTCAAGGTCGATGGATCATAGAACTGACCATGGCGCCCGACCATCTGAGCCGGAGGACGCCGTACTGACAATGCCTGTTTCTGTCAAACGACATAGCAATTTCGATCATGCACCGTTGAACAGTAGTCACAGCGCGACAACGCATGCACCGATAACGGCAATACCACCGTCGTCACGGAAGCTTCAGGATCATGTGGCGCACTACTCCAACAAAACATCCTCGTCGGCTGCTCTGAAATCTACGATTCATTCGGCAGGTTCAATGTCTACCAACCGCTCCGTTTCGAGTAACACCACTACCAAATCGATGGGTTCCTCGACGACGAGTTCGGATGCAAATGTGTTCAATTCTCATATAGAATCGGCAGGATTCACTTTTGACGCCTTTGGTCTCGACGCATCCACTTTGAATCAAGAAGTGTCACAGGCCATGAGCGAGATTGACACAAACAACGTCATTGGCTTTGCTGACGagttttcctcttccttgTGGATGGGTGATTCCCCTTCTTCATCCCGGTCGTCTACACCCAACGTTAGTTTGGAAGAGGCAGATGGCTTCGTGGATGGCTTTCGGGTAACTCAGCCGAAGCAGAATATTCCAATCGACGTAAAGGACTTTCCTTCGACTACGGCACAATCGCCAATGAATTTTGATACTTCATCGAGTCGGCCATTCGATGGTCATTCCGGACACGTCAATCGATTCAAGGGACACGGAGAATTTGCTGTTACCAAGCGGCCACCATTGATGGATGAAGAGACACCACTATCCATGAAAGGCCATTCGGAGAGCAATGCTACACCTCAACCGCTCGGGAATATCACGTCAGCAACACCGTTCAGATCATTCGGCGCCTTTACGGTCGCTGCCTCTAACTCCAAGGCTCGCGTCAAGAAGGTAACATCGACTTCAAAAAGTGGTTATATACAACGGCATCCCCATGCGCATAAGACAGTCCATGCTTCACCAACACGGATGCTGCCTGCGACGCCGTCTCAAAGCAAGCCAGTTCCAACCTCGCCAAGACATATGCAACCACAAAACGAAGTTGaattcgtcgacgatttAGAATCCGAGGAATCTACACCAAAAGCTTCGTTGGTTGAGGCTTCGGAAATCGGAGCGCGGTTGGATATTGGCTCAGAGTCCGATAATGGAGTAAATTCGGATTATATTGGGAGGCCGTCGAACCTCTCGTTGTTGAAGATTCCTGCTGCGACGGCATCGAACAAGGACAAAAAAAAGCTCAACCCCGACACACTGATGCCAGAACCGAACGAGACGGTTGcgaatgaagaaaagaaagacgaagacaCAGGAGCAAGTCTGGAAAAGACAGTAGGTTCTCTCAAGTCACACTGGGAAAATCGAGTGTCATCAGCTCAATTCACGCCGCCAGCTTGCGTGGAAGGTTCAAGACGACCAGTAATCATTCCGCGCGAGGAGATTTCAGGCCTGCAATCAAAGTTAGGCGACAGCATTTTGTCACCGGAGAGATTGGAACAGCACCAAAGTGTGCTGTCAGAGGAGGCGCAATTGCCAATGGAAAGAATTACGACGAAAGCGGCCTTTTCAAGTATTCAGCATGGTTTGCGGTCGTCGCCTGCACTAGATGCGcacgaaacgaaaatgaCCAAGTCGGAAGGCGGTGCAGCCGTTCGTCATTCACATTTAAGTCAGGTTTTGAATAGTCTACagaaaagcgaaaaagaagattcgCTCAGAGATACACAATCTGATACAGGCGCGCCGGTCACTTTTGCCGTGAGATTGCGTAAGACGGGTTTTGATGATCGCACATGCTCGTCAGATGATTCAGAGTCGAGACAAAGTGGGCAAAAGAAAGAGGAAAACGAGACTGAAACGTCGCCTAGCGCTAGTGATAAGTCGACTGAAGAAATTGTAGAACACACATACGGTGAACGATGTGAGCTGGagttgcaaaagcaacgCGAAGAGGAAGATAATTTGCAAGGCAGCAAAAATGGAGAAGAGTTCTCTGACCCGTATGCTCGACCTCAAATAATAAATCGTGTTGCGTGCAACAAGCAAAAAAGAGTTGACGAGTCTGAAGAGCAGCAGTCGGGCCATCAGCTACATTCACATCAGTTGAGTACTACTTCGGATGAGTGTAAAATAGAACACTATACGATTGGAGTTGACTCATCGGAACAGTCCGAGGGCTCCAGGCAAGACGAAGTTCCGGAGTTAAAGTCAGCTTCAACTACCGGTATGCTACAAGAGAAACTATCGCCGAGCCGTCGTCGTAATTCTGACCTCATTATTGAACCAGAGCACGATGACAAAAGCCATACCAGCGAACCGAAACCTCTTGTCCCTCCCAGTGCTGCCGTATCGCatttgttgatgttgcagcAACTGCAGCAACGCCAAGAACCTTCAGATCATAACTCTGTCGCTTCCGGTCGAGGAAGTCTTTCGGTTATGACTACTGATACAGTAGTGTCAGAAGAGAGTCAACCGCGGTCGACAAAAGCACACACTCCGAAGGCAACTATGATGATGCTAAATGCATTCCTAGCCGGCCGCGAGTCAATTACCTCCTGTAGCGAAGATAAACAAGCCAAGCCGGACCTCATCGATTTCGAAGGCGAGGGTTCAGATTTCAAGTCGCCACCCAAAGGTGCTCAACCCGCTCCAAATTCAAATCTTCCGGCGCTAAAGGACGATCCTACGTACGAACGGTACCTTAAAATGTTGAAGGTCAGTATGCCTCTCGAAGTCGTAAAACATGCTATGATACGAGATGGTTTAGACCCTACTGTATTGGATGGTGATCACAATAAGCCCGCAGGCATTCTGCTCAAAGACGACCCAGCATATCAAAAGTACTTCAAAATGCTCAACATTGGGCTTCCAATGGAAGCTGTAAAACATGCGATGGAACGCGATGGTTTGGATTCGCACGTAATGGACTTGGATCACAACCTCCCGGTGGCGAATGGGAAAGCGATTGTTGAACAGGAGCCGCAAGAGAAAGACTCACATCGCCGAGCCCGGCTTCATTGGAAAACGTTGCGCAAGGTCACGTCAAATTCGCTTTGGGCTCAAATTGACCAGGACGATGAGCTCGAAAATATTGatatcgacgaagaagaattccAAGAGCTCTTTCAAGTAGAGAAATCGGAGACGGTCACGCCAGTTAAAGCCGCCGTTGTTACTGAAAAGAGTAGTGCATCGGTCAGAGTAATTGACGCAAAGCGGGCGAACAATGGTGGTATTATCCTTGCAAGACTTAAAATGTCCCATGATGACATGGCTGATGCTGTGGACCGTATCAACGAACACGCTTTGTCCGCAGAACAGATAGAAAAAATGATTGAGTTTCTTCCAACCAAGGACGAACGCAAAGCTCTTGAAGCGTATATGCTCGGGGGTGGTCAGGACGCGGCAGAAAAATTCGAAGGACTTTGTGAATGCGAAAAGTTCATGGTTTCTATGATGACGGTTAAGCATGCGAAACAGAAAGTCAGAGCGCTTCTTTTCCGCCTACAATTCGAGACGTGCATCCAGGATATCCAAAAGGATACAGTAGTGGTCGAAGCAGCGTGCGATGAACTTAGCAACTCTATCCGGCTCCGTCAACTACTCGGCATTGTTCTTACGTTTGGAAACAGATTAAACACAGCAGGCAATAGGAAGCGGAAAGCAGGGGCTTTTACTTTGGATTCGTTGCTGAAGCTCAATCAAGCCAAGGCATTTGACAAAAAGACAACGTTTTTACAGTACATAGTACTTATCGTTCGACGAAACAACGAGCTCCTTCTTCGTTTTAAGGACGATCTTCCATCAGTTCTGCAAGCAGATAAAGTATTTTGGGATCAATGCGTCTCTGATCTTGAAGAGGTGGAAAACCAACTCGAAAATGTCCGTCGCATTGCCCTCCACCAGGCGAGGCAAGCCAAAAGTTATCGTCTGCCGCGGAAGAAAAGCCGCGGCGAAGAGAACGAAGAAGATCTAAGTGATGCTGATATCTCTTTGTCTTTGGAGGAAGAGGTTGAAGCGCTGAGAGCTACTCCGATTGGCCTATTTACTTTGTCGGCGATCAAGTACGTTTCCTCGCTGCGAGACAAGGTTGAAGAGACCAAGAGCAAGTTTGCTAGCCTCTTAGAGTAttttggcgaagacgacaaggAGATGCAGCCACACCAGCTTTTCAGCATCATCGTTTCCTTCAGCCgcgatttcgaaaaagcgaaGAATCAAGTTTTTACAGAGGAGAAGAGGAAGCAGCGGGAGGAGCGGAAACGACAAGCAAAAAGTAATGGCCtggcgaatgatggaaagcCACTAAAGCCCTCGCCTACGCCATTGTCGGAGCCAAAGGCTTATAACGGCTCGAGTACTTCACCGTCGTTGCGGAAAGCGCTTGATTCGGAATACGAATCTTCAACACCAAGTCAAAGGGTTTTAGTTGAGACTCCTCTGGCTCGTCGAAACGATCATCTTCACTCTGAGAAGGAAAGTGCCTCAGAATTCGACGTCAGCATCGATAACAGGGGTGATTGTACTGATGCTGCTACGTCGAATCTTTCCATCCAAAGTCAATCATCGGGTGCAGCGCATCTTACCAATACCCAGGTCCCTTCAAAAGTCGAAAATATGCAAAGTTTTACTGGCGGTAGAGACGAGACGAGCACTTGTATGTctttcgacaccaatccTCACGCAAAAGCCAAtgaggacgacaacgacaaacaTAACGGCTTGGTAAGCACTGCAGCCAAGTCTCACGATTCCAGCGAGCAGAACCAACCGATTGCAGCTACACCCAGCATGAGGGCTGCCTTGAGAACCAAAGCCCGTCTGCGTCGGCAACGCTTTACGACCGCTTCCGTACAGTCATCTACTATTTCGATAGATTCGGGCGCAGAGGATGACTCCCAAATGACCCCCAACAGCGGCGAGCCTACAACAGCCGACATGGTTTGTGTTCAAGCTCCCACGTCTAATCAATCGGACAGTCGCAATCGTAGCAGCTTGGAGCAGCACATCTCTCAGCAAGCGGAAACTCATGAAATTTTTTCTATGGATGAGGCTTTAGAACTTGACTAA
- a CDS encoding predicted protein yields MPCVTFNCKSTAFVAILLFYCQKLAAFVPNFGGVSRTERTFFRYYESKDSPYLFQLYMSDPVPVPTPDPTVPDPPGPAPGPVQPIPDTPGLPPEPAWPTPVPMPDVPPVGPPVSVPTRGPPVMLS; encoded by the exons ATGCCTTGTGTTAcctttaactgtaagagtACTGCTTTTGTGGCAATCTTGCTGTTTTACTGCCAAAAGCTAGCTGCATTTGTGCCAAACTTTGGTGGCGTGTCTCGTACAGAAAGAACA TTCTTTCGTTACTACGAAAGTAAGGACTCCCCTTACCTTTTTCAACTTTACATGTCGGACCCTGTTCCCGTCCCGACTCCCGATCCTACCGTTCCGGATCCTCCTGGCCCAGCGCCGGGTCCGGTACAGCCTATTCCGGATACACCAGGATTGCCTCCGGAGCCTGCATGGCCGACACCAGTGCCGATGCCTGACGTGCCGCCGGTGGGGCCACCAGTCTCCGTACCGACTCGGGGACCTCCTGTTATGTTGTCCTGA
- a CDS encoding predicted protein, producing MKSFVSKAVFLFASLRRQRAGAWTSPLSVRRRCPRGHGSYPTQCLSHASLLSVAECLELYHNSTRSGERSIRFVDGSWYHKGNRNGLFEFLNGPRLPDSVYMDMDDISCQTDLFPTLNPSDLYLMQPPRALLSAWMDFYKIRRTDQVIVYGRSGSVFLPRTWFTLHAVLSHVRVSIMQGSLEDWMRAGGPLDEGVLEQSSSVVRAADLDWEQPTRYDSNSQSPSEQAVVSIVDANYMLYVIGDNKCSTKILDARGSSFAAGHMPGAVHIPYSSLLVDPTSGSQYKPAEEMRKIFLAQGVDPTANTPLVCSCGSGVSACSLYLALHVCGRSPEQSTKVYDGSWNEWKTLPYTPKEQVPKK from the coding sequence ATGAAAAGCTTTGTGTCCAAGGcagttttcttgtttgcttcACTCCGACGACAGCGCGCGGGTGCCTGGACTTCGCCACTTTCGGTGCGCCGACGATGCCCACGAGGCCACGGATCCTATCCTACGCAGTGTCTGTCACACGCCAGTCTACTGTCGGTAGCGGAATGTCTAGAATTGTACCATAATTCCACACGTAGCGGGGAACGTAGCATCCGCTTTGTCGACGGTTCTTGGTATCACAAGGGAAATCGAAATGGCTTGTTCGAATTCCTGAACGGACCCCGTCTACCCGACAGTGTTTACATGGACATGGACGACATTAGTTGCCAGACCGACCTTTTTCCAACTCTCAATCCCTCCGATCTGTACCTGATGCAGCCACCGCGAGCCTTGTTGAGTGCGTGGATGGACTTTTACAAAATTCGTCGTACAGATCAAGTGATTGTGTACGGACGTTCCGGCAGTGTCTTTTTGCCTCGCACTTGGTTTACCTTGCACGCTGTGTTAAGTCACGTCAGGGTAAGTATAATGCAAGGCAGTTTAGAAGACTGGATGCGCGCGGGTGGTCCACTAGATGAAGGAGTATTGGAACAGTCCAGCAGCGTAGTTAGGGCGGCTGATCTCGACTGGGAACAACCGACCAGgtacgacagcaacagccaGTCACCGAGCGAACAGGCCGTGGTCAGCATCGTGGACGCGAACTACATGCTTTATGTAATAGGGGACAACAAGTGCAGTACGAAGATCTTGGACGCGCGGGGTTCCAGTTTTGCAGCGGGTCACATGCCCGGTGCGGTCCACATTCCGTACAGTAGTTTGTTGGTAGATCCGACCAGCGGAAGTCAATACAAACCGGCTGAAGAAATGCGGAAGATATTTCTTGCGCAAGGTGTGGATCCCACAGCGAATACTCCTCTTGTGTGTTCGTGTGGTAGCGGCGTTTCGGCGTGTAGTCTCTATTTGGCGCTACACGTTTGTGGACGTTCTCCGGAGCAAAGCACCAAGGTGTACGACGGCAGCTGGAATGAGTGGAAAACGCTGCCTTACACACCGAAAGAACAAGTGCCGAAAAAGTGA
- a CDS encoding predicted protein yields MRFKDEPSYLLQNAEEGKVQDNIEVERFGHLPPGMLDTETSLGKNSLSNETIEEDSFPSPVEISQAGNVTDADSIAADSNSTQPYLQANDTGFSGRHTIQSIAKTYANKSGTFVSENKFNTMFAGPTGAHDKSPIIEIPSIVDVIDGNFENKGNSSKLKSAYVVSKEADETDSLAGNASSSAETSPMTSERGSEPWSMESINNSLITKPVAASELEHKHVKDLVQINRISEESGGTQYKKSLNGGENDTENLSTHSKLNVVPSTFFNESALTSPEAFVMSKLTSNHSGWPDPVTPASLVERREMDANVTQLYSTGSSYMSIATEKNATGVAKTLTKSAKRKPFENTTEHVNIKGYLKADGATRPKTMIATTAKSNITNIAVSQASLSASDANVTEWQSEALRNISKTDRDHPHRSLNLSAATFHQESVLRNKTHKFLHDKKTRHSHGKSPDKTRSSNKEKQIDTTDKNSALSPTRNTTLVVKEVKKQSREQNDPHVHDDDTGQHSESRNTTILKMHKSSARKSLRVKSS; encoded by the coding sequence ATGCGATTTAAGGATGAGCCGTCGTATCTGTTGCAGAACGCGGAGGAAGGTAAAGTACAAGACAATATTGAAGTGGAGCGATTCGGTCATTTGCCTCCTGGAATGCTTGATACTGAGACAAGCTTGGGCAAAAATTCCCTcagcaacgaaacaattgaGGAGGATTCTTTTCCATCTCCTGTCGAGATCAGCCAGGCTGGAAATGTAACGGATGCAGACTCCATCGCAGCCGACAGCAACTCGACGCAGCCATACTTGCAGGCCAATGATACTGGCTTTTCAGGTCGACATACAATTCAGTCAATTGCAAAAACTTATGCGAACAAGTCAGGGACTTTCGTTTCGGAGAATAAATTTAATACGATGTTTGCCGGCCCAACGGGCGCCCACGATAAGTCTCCAATCATCGAGATACCGTCGATTGTTGATGTCATTgatggaaatttcgaaaataAAGGCAACTCGTCAAAGTTAAAGTCTGCATATGTCGTCTCGAAAGAAGCCGACGAAACTGATTCCCTTGCTGGCAATGCCAGCTCTTCTGCAGAAACCAGTCCCATGACATCGGAACGAGGCTCCGAGCCTTGGTCAATGGAATCGATAAACAATTCGCTTATAACAAAACCCGTGGCCGCATCTGAGCTTGAGCATAAGCATGTAAAAGACTTGGTGCAAATAAACAGGATCAGCGAAGAGAGCGGTGGCACGCAGTACAAAAAGTCACTTAATGGTGGGGAAAACGATACCGAGAATTTGTCGACCCATTCTAAGCTGAATGTAGTACCGTCCACATTTTTCAATGAGAGTGCGCTCACATCACCGGAGGCCTTTGTCATGTCCAAATTGACTTCTAACCACTCGGGATGGCCCGATCCCGTGACTCCGGCCAGTCTGGTCGAAAGAAGGGAGATGGATGCGAACGTCACTCAGCTTTACTCTACTGGCTCTTCTTACATGTCCATTGCTACGGAAAAGAACGCTACAGGAGTCGCAAAGACTCTCACCAAAAGCGCTAAAAGGAAGCCTTTTGAGAACACAACCGAACATGTCAACATCAAAGGCTATCTCAAGGCAGATGGGGCAACTAGGCCGAAAACAATGATCGCCACAACGGCAAAGTCCAACATTACCAACATTGCCGTTTCTCAAGCGAGCTTGTCGGCGTCTGATGCAAACGTGACCGAGTGGCAGTCCGAAGCCTTGAGGAACATCTCCAAGACTGATAGAGACCATCCACACCGTTCACTCAATTTGAGCGCTGCCACTTTTCATCAAGAGTCCGTTTTGCGGAACAAAACGCACAAGTTTCTGCACGATAAAAAGACGAGACACTCGCACGGAAAGTCTCCGGACAAGACTAGGTCTTccaacaaagaaaaacagaTTGACACCACTGACAAAAACTCCGCGCTAAGCCCGACAAGGAATACGACTTTAGTGGTCAAGGAAGTGAAGAAACAATCGCGCGAACAGAATGATCCGCACGTACACGACGATGATACTGGTCAGCATAGTGAGTCAAGAAACACTACGATTCTCAAAATGCACAAGTCCTCGGCGCGCAAATCGCTACGAGTAAAATCGTCGTAG